A genome region from Tenrec ecaudatus isolate mTenEca1 chromosome 13, mTenEca1.hap1, whole genome shotgun sequence includes the following:
- the GORASP2 gene encoding Golgi reassembly-stacking protein 2 isoform X1 encodes MGSTQSVEIPGGGTEGYHVLRVQGNSPGHRAGLEPFFDFIVSINGSRLNKDNDTLKDLLKANVEKPVKMLIYSSKTLELRETSVTPSNMWGGQGLLGVSIRFCSFDGANENVWHVMEVEPNSPAALAGLRPHSDYIIGADTIMNESEDLFSLIETHEAKPLKLYVYNTDTDNCREVIITPNSAWGGEGSLGCGIGYGYLHRIPTRPFEEGKKISLPGHMTGTPITPLKDGFTEVQLSSVNPPPLPPPGTTGIEPSLAGLSMSSAPPAVSNVLSTGVPTVPLLPPQINQALASVSPVTPATTIPGLMPLPAGLPPLPALPNLNLPAAHIMPGVGLPDIGTPGLPSLPSLSPRNLPGIAPLPMPAEFLSSFPLVPEGSSVAGSGELLASLPLPGNPPSEPMPTTAKAATASAPTVDARPPTAQASAEDRASEPAPATEKPMPAAGDTSASESP; translated from the exons ATGGGCTCCACGCAGAGCGTCGAGATCCCAGGCGGGGGTACGGAAGGCTACCACGTTCTGCGG GTAcaaggaaactcaccagggcaccgAGCTGGACTGGAGCCTTTCTTTGACTTTATTGTCTCTATTAATGGCTCGAGATTA AATAAAGACAATGATACTCTAAAGGATCTACTGAAAGCAAATGTTGAAAAACCTGTGAAAATGCTGATCTACAGCAGCAAAACACTGGAGCTGAGAGAGACCTCAGTTACACCAAGTAACATGTGGGGCGGCCAGGGCTTGCTGGGCGTGAGCATTCGCTTCTGCAGCTTCGATGGAGCGAACGAAAATGTTTGGCACGTGATG GAAGTGGAACCCAATTCTCCTGCGGCCCTTGCAGGCCTCAGACCTCACAGTGATTACATCATCGGAGCAGATACGATCATGAATGAG TCCGAAGATCTTTTCAGCCTTATTGAAACCCATGAAGCAAAACCATTGAAACTTTATGTATACAACACAGACACGGATAACTGTCGAGAAGTGATCATCACGCCGAATTCTGCATGGGGCGGAGAAGGCAG CCTAGGGTGCGGCATTGGGTACGGCTATTTGCATCGGATACCCACACGCCCAtttgaagaaggaaagaaaatttctCTTCCGGGACACATGACTGGGACACCGATCACTCCTCTTAAAGACGGGTTCACGGAG GTCCAGCTGTCCTCAGTTAACCCCCCACCTTTACCACCACCAGGAACGACAGGAATTGAGCCGAGCTTGGCAGGGCTTTCTATGAGCTCAGCTCCTCCAGCCGTCAGTAACGTTCTCAGTACAG gTGTCCCAACAGTGCCGTTACTACCACCCCAGATAAACCAGGCCCTTGCTTCTGTGTCTCCCGTAACCCCGGCTACGACGATACCAG GTCTGATGCCTTTACCGGCAGGACTGCCACCCCTGCCCGCCCTTCCCAACCTCAACCTCCCTGCTGCGCACATCATGCCGGGTGTCGGCTTGCCAGACATCGGGACCCCGG GTTTGCCATCTCTTCCTTCCTTGTCTCCCCGAAACTTGCCCGGCATTGCACCTCTTCCCATGCCAGCCGAGTTCCTCTCGTCATTCCCTTTGGTTCCAGAGGGCTCTTCAGTTGCAGGCTCAGGCGAGCTGCTggcctccctgccccttcccGGCAACCCGCCTTCTGAGCCCATGCCGACGACTGCCAAGGCAGCCACCGCCTCCGCACCCACTGTGGATGCCAGGCCCCCGACTGCACAGGCCTCGGCCGAGGACAGAGCCAGCGAGCCGGCCCCGGCCACGGAGAAGCCTATGCCTGCCGCTGGGGACACCAGTGCTTCTGAGTCACCGTAA
- the GORASP2 gene encoding Golgi reassembly-stacking protein 2 isoform X2: protein MLIYSSKTLELRETSVTPSNMWGGQGLLGVSIRFCSFDGANENVWHVMEVEPNSPAALAGLRPHSDYIIGADTIMNESEDLFSLIETHEAKPLKLYVYNTDTDNCREVIITPNSAWGGEGSLGCGIGYGYLHRIPTRPFEEGKKISLPGHMTGTPITPLKDGFTEVQLSSVNPPPLPPPGTTGIEPSLAGLSMSSAPPAVSNVLSTGVPTVPLLPPQINQALASVSPVTPATTIPGLMPLPAGLPPLPALPNLNLPAAHIMPGVGLPDIGTPGLPSLPSLSPRNLPGIAPLPMPAEFLSSFPLVPEGSSVAGSGELLASLPLPGNPPSEPMPTTAKAATASAPTVDARPPTAQASAEDRASEPAPATEKPMPAAGDTSASESP, encoded by the exons ATGCTGATCTACAGCAGCAAAACACTGGAGCTGAGAGAGACCTCAGTTACACCAAGTAACATGTGGGGCGGCCAGGGCTTGCTGGGCGTGAGCATTCGCTTCTGCAGCTTCGATGGAGCGAACGAAAATGTTTGGCACGTGATG GAAGTGGAACCCAATTCTCCTGCGGCCCTTGCAGGCCTCAGACCTCACAGTGATTACATCATCGGAGCAGATACGATCATGAATGAG TCCGAAGATCTTTTCAGCCTTATTGAAACCCATGAAGCAAAACCATTGAAACTTTATGTATACAACACAGACACGGATAACTGTCGAGAAGTGATCATCACGCCGAATTCTGCATGGGGCGGAGAAGGCAG CCTAGGGTGCGGCATTGGGTACGGCTATTTGCATCGGATACCCACACGCCCAtttgaagaaggaaagaaaatttctCTTCCGGGACACATGACTGGGACACCGATCACTCCTCTTAAAGACGGGTTCACGGAG GTCCAGCTGTCCTCAGTTAACCCCCCACCTTTACCACCACCAGGAACGACAGGAATTGAGCCGAGCTTGGCAGGGCTTTCTATGAGCTCAGCTCCTCCAGCCGTCAGTAACGTTCTCAGTACAG gTGTCCCAACAGTGCCGTTACTACCACCCCAGATAAACCAGGCCCTTGCTTCTGTGTCTCCCGTAACCCCGGCTACGACGATACCAG GTCTGATGCCTTTACCGGCAGGACTGCCACCCCTGCCCGCCCTTCCCAACCTCAACCTCCCTGCTGCGCACATCATGCCGGGTGTCGGCTTGCCAGACATCGGGACCCCGG GTTTGCCATCTCTTCCTTCCTTGTCTCCCCGAAACTTGCCCGGCATTGCACCTCTTCCCATGCCAGCCGAGTTCCTCTCGTCATTCCCTTTGGTTCCAGAGGGCTCTTCAGTTGCAGGCTCAGGCGAGCTGCTggcctccctgccccttcccGGCAACCCGCCTTCTGAGCCCATGCCGACGACTGCCAAGGCAGCCACCGCCTCCGCACCCACTGTGGATGCCAGGCCCCCGACTGCACAGGCCTCGGCCGAGGACAGAGCCAGCGAGCCGGCCCCGGCCACGGAGAAGCCTATGCCTGCCGCTGGGGACACCAGTGCTTCTGAGTCACCGTAA